In a genomic window of Sporosarcina trichiuri:
- the opp4B gene encoding oligopeptide ABC transporter permease, which translates to MIKFAIRRILVMIPQLFLLSLIIFILAKQMPGDAVTGAFMGNPNVTPEQVEKIREEYGLNDPWYVQYGHWIGKAVKGDLGSSYTHKQPVTSLLAGRVANTVTLALFILIVTYIIAIPLGIIAGRWTDTWADKLIVMYNYFSFATPLFVFALLMLYVFGFLLGWFPTGNSVDVRLEAGSWAYYVSKFKHLVLPGMSGALLATFGTIQYLRNDIIDTKLKDFVKTARSKGVPEGKVYTRHILRNSLLPIAAFLGYEITGLIGGSIFLEMIFSYPGLGQLFIQSITGRDFTVTTAIVMISGAAVIVGTMLSDIILSIIDPRIRIE; encoded by the coding sequence ATGATCAAATTTGCGATTCGCCGGATACTCGTCATGATTCCCCAGCTGTTCCTGTTGAGTCTGATCATCTTCATCCTGGCAAAGCAGATGCCGGGAGATGCGGTCACAGGAGCGTTCATGGGGAACCCGAACGTCACACCGGAACAAGTGGAAAAGATCCGGGAAGAATACGGCCTGAACGACCCATGGTACGTTCAGTACGGCCATTGGATCGGGAAAGCGGTAAAAGGAGATCTAGGCAGCAGCTACACGCACAAGCAGCCGGTCACATCACTGCTGGCAGGGCGGGTCGCTAATACGGTCACCTTGGCGCTGTTCATCCTGATTGTGACATATATCATCGCCATACCACTTGGCATTATCGCGGGCAGGTGGACCGATACATGGGCCGATAAACTGATTGTCATGTACAACTACTTCTCGTTCGCCACACCGTTGTTCGTATTTGCTCTGCTCATGCTATATGTGTTCGGCTTCCTGCTCGGCTGGTTCCCGACCGGCAACAGTGTGGATGTCAGACTGGAGGCAGGCAGCTGGGCCTACTACGTCAGTAAGTTCAAGCACCTTGTCCTTCCGGGAATGTCCGGTGCATTGCTTGCGACATTCGGTACGATCCAGTATTTACGGAACGATATCATCGACACGAAATTGAAGGACTTTGTAAAAACCGCCCGTTCAAAAGGGGTTCCGGAAGGCAAAGTATACACGCGTCATATTTTGCGGAATTCCCTGCTGCCGATTGCTGCATTCCTCGGCTATGAGATCACAGGATTGATCGGCGGTTCGATCTTCCTGGAAATGATTTTCAGTTACCCGGGCCTCGGTCAGCTTTTCATTCAATCGATTACAGGACGTGACTTCACGGTAACAACAGCTATCGTAATGATTTCAGGAGCTGCTGTTATCGTCGGTACAATGCTTTCGGATATTATCCTGAGTATCATTGACCCACGAATCCGGATTGAATAG
- the opp4A gene encoding oligopeptide ABC transporter substrate-binding protein — MTKKRFMLLASLMLVLSIFLAACSGDDKADGNKDKGKDGGKDNASETDKGDDNKAELDFPLEVSNDAEPMEDGEMTIAMVAAEPFEGTLNRNFYSGTYDAEILGYFDEGLLDTDGDYLITNNGAATYELSEDNKTMKLTIKDNVNWHDGEPVKTTDLLYSYELLGHPDYAGNRYDFNIENVEGMPAYHEGKTKEISGIKIIDDKNMEFHFTEASPSILSGFWSYATPRHHVGDIMTGETTIKELESSDKIRVNPIGFGPYKIDKIVPGESVLYSRNDDYWRGKPALKSIVQKVVSPATIVESMKNGDVDLASIPADQYLTVKDVDNIELLADIDYAYTYIGFKQGKWDAAKKENVTDPDAKMASKELRQAMWYAMDNATIGEKLYHGLRFPGTSLIIPVFESFHDESIEGRPYDPEKAKQLLEDAGFKDTDGDGFREDQNGEKLVINFASMSGGETAEPIAKAYMQNWADVGLKVELVDGRLHDFNAFYDMVENDDPKIDIYQGAWGTGSDPDPSGLYGRKASFNYTRWTSEENDKLLKDGTSEKAFDLDYRKEVYDKWQELMFDEVPVAPTVYRYALTGVNNRVVNYTMDPGSDLRLYEMGVSE; from the coding sequence TTGACGAAGAAACGATTTATGCTTCTGGCAAGCCTGATGCTCGTTCTCAGTATTTTCCTTGCTGCGTGCAGCGGAGATGACAAGGCCGACGGCAACAAAGACAAGGGGAAAGACGGCGGCAAAGACAATGCATCAGAAACAGATAAGGGCGATGACAACAAAGCGGAACTGGATTTCCCGCTTGAAGTCAGCAACGATGCAGAACCGATGGAAGACGGCGAAATGACCATCGCCATGGTAGCGGCTGAGCCGTTCGAAGGAACGCTGAACCGTAACTTCTACTCAGGCACATATGATGCTGAAATCCTTGGCTACTTCGACGAAGGATTATTGGATACAGACGGTGACTACCTGATCACAAACAACGGAGCTGCCACGTATGAGCTTTCCGAAGACAACAAAACAATGAAATTGACAATCAAAGACAATGTCAACTGGCATGATGGAGAGCCTGTTAAAACAACAGACCTTCTTTACTCGTATGAACTTCTTGGCCATCCGGATTATGCAGGCAACCGCTATGACTTCAACATTGAAAACGTAGAAGGCATGCCTGCATATCACGAAGGCAAGACAAAAGAAATCTCAGGTATCAAAATCATTGACGATAAGAATATGGAATTCCATTTCACGGAAGCATCACCATCCATCCTTTCCGGATTCTGGTCATATGCAACGCCGCGTCATCACGTAGGCGACATCATGACTGGTGAAACGACAATCAAAGAACTCGAGTCTTCTGATAAGATCCGTGTGAACCCAATCGGTTTCGGACCTTACAAGATCGACAAGATCGTACCAGGGGAATCTGTACTTTACTCTCGTAACGACGATTACTGGAGAGGCAAGCCAGCTCTTAAATCAATCGTACAAAAAGTAGTGAGCCCAGCGACAATTGTTGAGTCTATGAAAAATGGCGATGTCGACCTTGCGAGCATCCCTGCTGACCAGTACTTGACAGTTAAAGACGTAGACAATATTGAATTGCTTGCAGACATCGACTATGCATACACATACATTGGATTCAAACAAGGTAAGTGGGATGCAGCAAAGAAAGAAAACGTAACAGATCCTGATGCGAAAATGGCGAGCAAAGAATTGCGCCAGGCGATGTGGTATGCAATGGACAACGCAACAATCGGTGAGAAATTGTACCACGGTCTCCGTTTCCCTGGTACATCATTAATCATCCCGGTATTCGAAAGTTTCCACGATGAAAGCATCGAAGGACGTCCGTATGATCCGGAAAAAGCGAAGCAGCTACTTGAAGACGCTGGCTTCAAAGACACGGATGGCGACGGCTTCCGTGAAGACCAGAACGGTGAAAAATTGGTCATCAACTTCGCTTCCATGTCAGGCGGCGAAACAGCTGAGCCAATCGCGAAAGCCTACATGCAGAATTGGGCTGACGTTGGTTTGAAAGTGGAGCTCGTTGACGGCCGTCTGCATGACTTCAACGCATTCTATGACATGGTTGAAAACGATGATCCGAAAATCGATATCTACCAAGGCGCTTGGGGAACTGGTTCTGACCCAGACCCATCCGGTCTCTACGGCCGTAAAGCATCGTTCAACTATACTCGCTGGACGAGTGAAGAGAACGATAAGCTCCTGAAAGACGGTACATCGGAGAAAGCATTCGACCTTGACTACCGTAAAGAAGTATACGACAAGTGGCAGGAACTCATGTTTGATGAAGTTCCAGTTGCACCGACTGTTTACCGCTATGCATTAACAGGTGTTAACAATCGTGTGGTTAACTACACAATGGACCCTGGTTCAGACCTTCGTCTGTATGAAATGGGCGTCAGCGAATAA
- a CDS encoding DUF421 domain-containing protein has protein sequence MDWSLLWKAVVVVIAGTLFLRLAGRKSISQMTLAQTVIMIGLGSLLVQPIVGHNVWSTMLVGLMLIITLIVIEFLEVKVNRVEGLVTGRAKIVILDGVLQEQTLRKLRFTVDQLEMELRQQNITRIEDVKWATLEPNGQVGCELMESAKPATKQDLYILRQELEAVLKKLDAYPVPHITENIPAEQSLFTETANKDLKNGAPKRLE, from the coding sequence ATGGATTGGAGTCTTTTATGGAAAGCGGTCGTGGTCGTGATTGCCGGGACCCTGTTCCTGCGGCTCGCGGGCCGCAAATCGATCTCCCAGATGACGCTCGCACAGACGGTCATCATGATCGGACTCGGCTCCCTGCTCGTGCAGCCGATCGTCGGCCATAATGTCTGGTCCACGATGCTCGTCGGGCTGATGCTGATCATCACCCTCATCGTCATCGAATTCCTGGAAGTCAAAGTCAACCGGGTGGAAGGGCTGGTGACGGGCCGTGCCAAAATCGTCATTTTGGACGGCGTGCTGCAGGAACAGACGCTGCGGAAACTCAGGTTCACGGTGGATCAGCTGGAGATGGAACTCCGCCAGCAGAACATCACCCGGATTGAGGACGTGAAATGGGCGACGCTGGAACCGAACGGACAGGTCGGCTGTGAACTGATGGAGAGTGCGAAGCCCGCAACGAAGCAGGACCTGTACATCCTGCGCCAGGAACTGGAGGCCGTCCTGAAAAAACTGGACGCGTACCCGGTGCCGCATATCACGGAAAACATCCCGGCGGAGCAGAGCCTGTTTACGGAAACCGCCAACAAAGATCTGAAAAACGGGGCACCGAAACGACTCGAATAA
- a CDS encoding ABC transporter ATP-binding protein, whose translation MSQADNALRLAGVTFETEDKPIIRQASGCAPSGKITALIGPSGAGKTTLLKLCNGLISPTAGQIYIGNAAIQDLPPVTLRRQAGIVLQNSPMIAGTVLDNLALPMTLQGKKLSDQEAAEVMDRVGLPDELLGQDARNLSGGQRQKVSIARTLVNESEILLLDEITASLDPESSQEIEELIVRLNREQAVTVVWITHNLDQAFRVGEHFWVMADGVIRAEGSAADIRSSDDAAVRQFAEGVKA comes from the coding sequence ATGAGTCAGGCAGATAATGCCCTGCGTCTGGCAGGTGTAACGTTTGAAACAGAGGACAAACCAATTATCCGGCAAGCATCCGGATGTGCACCGTCCGGAAAGATTACAGCACTGATCGGGCCGTCCGGAGCAGGTAAGACGACCTTGCTGAAGCTGTGCAATGGGCTCATCAGTCCGACTGCAGGACAAATTTACATAGGGAACGCGGCGATCCAGGACCTGCCGCCGGTCACACTGCGTCGGCAGGCGGGAATTGTACTGCAGAACTCCCCGATGATCGCCGGTACCGTGCTGGATAATCTGGCATTGCCAATGACTTTACAGGGAAAGAAACTGTCTGACCAAGAGGCGGCGGAGGTGATGGACCGTGTGGGACTGCCGGATGAGCTACTCGGACAGGATGCCCGCAATCTGTCGGGCGGGCAGCGCCAGAAAGTATCTATCGCCCGGACGCTGGTGAACGAGTCGGAGATCCTGTTGCTGGATGAGATCACAGCATCCCTTGATCCAGAGTCTTCGCAGGAGATCGAGGAATTGATCGTCAGGCTGAACCGGGAGCAGGCCGTGACGGTTGTATGGATCACGCATAATCTTGACCAGGCGTTCCGGGTCGGCGAGCATTTCTGGGTGATGGCGGATGGTGTCATTCGGGCAGAAGGTTCAGCAGCGGACATCCGGTCATCCGATGATGCGGCGGTCCGACAGTTTGCAGAGGGGGTAAAAGCATGA
- a CDS encoding ABC transporter ATP-binding protein, whose protein sequence is MSLLNVKDLKVHFPIRGGFFRSVVDQVRAVDGVSFELEPGETYGLVGESGCGKTTTGRAIIGLNKVTDGEVLFNGENLATMSGHERRKHMRDIQMIFQDPYSSLNGRKNVLNLVAEPLRNFEKLSPKEELTRVQNMLERVGLSPESIYKYPHQFSGGQRQRIGIARALMLNPKLIIADEPVSALDVSVQAQVLNFMQEIQKDFGLTYLFISHDLGVIKHICDRIGIMYKGRFVEEGTAQDVYSNPQHLYTKRLIAAIPEMDPAKKYEKMEMRSEINAAYRTEYDSYFDKDGRMFDLKPISPTHSVAIQQGGM, encoded by the coding sequence ATGTCACTACTTAATGTAAAAGACCTGAAAGTCCATTTCCCGATCCGCGGAGGCTTCTTCCGTTCCGTTGTCGATCAGGTGCGTGCGGTAGACGGCGTGAGTTTCGAACTTGAGCCGGGCGAAACGTACGGACTCGTCGGAGAGTCGGGCTGCGGCAAGACGACAACCGGACGCGCTATCATCGGACTGAACAAAGTGACAGACGGTGAAGTGCTCTTTAACGGAGAGAACCTGGCGACAATGAGCGGGCATGAACGCAGAAAGCACATGCGGGATATTCAGATGATCTTCCAGGATCCCTATTCGTCACTCAACGGCCGTAAGAATGTCTTGAACCTGGTTGCTGAGCCACTGCGGAATTTCGAAAAGCTCTCACCGAAAGAGGAACTGACCCGCGTGCAGAACATGCTCGAGCGGGTCGGACTGAGTCCGGAATCGATCTACAAATACCCGCACCAGTTCTCTGGCGGGCAGCGGCAGCGGATCGGGATCGCCCGGGCGCTCATGCTCAACCCAAAACTGATCATTGCGGATGAACCGGTCTCGGCTTTGGACGTATCCGTTCAGGCGCAAGTGCTGAACTTCATGCAGGAGATCCAGAAGGACTTCGGACTGACGTACCTGTTCATCTCCCACGACCTCGGGGTCATCAAGCACATCTGCGACCGGATCGGCATCATGTACAAAGGCCGGTTCGTCGAAGAAGGAACGGCACAGGATGTTTATTCCAATCCGCAACATCTGTATACGAAGCGGCTCATCGCTGCGATCCCTGAAATGGATCCTGCGAAAAAATACGAAAAGATGGAAATGCGAAGTGAAATTAATGCTGCCTACCGTACCGAGTACGACAGCTATTTCGATAAGGATGGCCGGATGTTCGACCTGAAGCCGATCTCCCCGACGCATTCTGTTGCAATCCAGCAAGGGGGCATGTAA
- a CDS encoding ABC transporter permease: MSWLTLSLTLIFVLIPLLLSKTLHLGLEKDTLIATIRSAVQLIAVGFVLKFVFESEHAVFILLMVLLMIGAAVQNARHKGKAVKGITWKLFVTFAAIELITQGVLLGLHIVPATAQYIISISGMVIGNSMVLAILFLNRFTSEIESHRDQTELILSLGGTPKQSINRQLLKAIQASMIPTIESQKTIGLVQLPGMMSGQIIAGADPIQAVQFQLLIVFLLLSTAAMTSVLLGYLSYRSFFNEQMQLLKVDAD, from the coding sequence ATGAGCTGGCTGACATTGAGCCTGACGCTTATCTTCGTGCTCATCCCGCTGCTGCTGTCAAAGACGCTGCATCTCGGACTGGAGAAAGATACGCTGATTGCGACCATCCGCTCCGCCGTCCAGCTGATTGCGGTCGGCTTCGTGCTGAAATTCGTCTTCGAGTCGGAGCATGCGGTATTCATCCTCCTGATGGTGCTGCTGATGATCGGGGCGGCTGTGCAGAATGCGCGCCATAAAGGGAAAGCGGTGAAGGGTATCACGTGGAAGCTGTTCGTGACGTTTGCGGCAATCGAGCTGATCACGCAAGGGGTGCTGCTCGGGCTGCACATCGTTCCGGCGACCGCGCAATATATCATCTCGATCAGCGGGATGGTGATCGGCAACTCGATGGTGCTCGCCATCCTGTTTTTGAACCGGTTCACCTCGGAGATCGAAAGCCACCGGGATCAGACGGAACTGATCCTGTCGCTCGGCGGTACGCCGAAACAGTCCATCAACCGGCAGCTGCTGAAGGCGATCCAGGCGAGCATGATCCCGACGATCGAAAGCCAGAAGACGATCGGACTCGTCCAGCTGCCTGGCATGATGAGCGGCCAGATCATCGCCGGCGCCGACCCGATCCAGGCCGTGCAGTTCCAGCTGCTCATCGTGTTTTTGCTGTTGTCGACGGCTGCGATGACGAGTGTCCTCCTCGGCTACTTGTCGTACCGGAGTTTTTTTAATGAGCAGATGCAGCTGCTGAAGGTGGATGCAGATTGA
- a CDS encoding metallophosphoesterase family protein yields MKLIITGDTHLPGRGSRLPRRLLDACRDADLIIHTGDFRSPDVLETLSSYAKVRAVYGNIDGEDIQALVPDRQLFDAGGLRIGLVHGHGAKRTTEQRALEAFTDDDIDILIYGHSHIPVIKYFKGMLLLNPGSPTDKRKLPYYSFIELTIADEPHAELVLFSYKT; encoded by the coding sequence TTGAAACTGATCATCACCGGCGACACCCACCTCCCGGGCCGCGGCAGCCGGCTTCCCCGACGGCTGCTCGATGCATGCCGGGACGCCGACCTCATCATACATACAGGGGATTTCCGGTCACCGGACGTATTGGAGACGTTATCGTCGTATGCCAAAGTACGTGCGGTCTACGGCAATATTGACGGGGAAGATATCCAGGCCCTCGTTCCCGACCGGCAGCTTTTCGACGCAGGCGGGCTGCGGATCGGCCTCGTCCACGGCCACGGAGCGAAACGGACGACCGAACAGCGCGCTCTGGAGGCGTTCACGGATGACGACATCGATATCCTGATCTACGGTCACTCCCACATCCCCGTCATCAAATACTTCAAAGGGATGCTGCTGCTGAACCCCGGCTCCCCGACCGATAAGCGGAAACTGCCGTACTACTCGTTCATTGAACTGACAATTGCAGACGAACCTCACGCCGAGCTCGTGCTGTTTTCGTATAAAACCTAA
- a CDS encoding ABC transporter permease, with protein MVTLDDKKLIAKEKANNPSFAKTIWREIKHDKLALVSLVLLIALLITAYASPLFIDQEQLQRVNFLETWEAPSSEHILGTDDGGRDVLGQLLIGTRNSFTIALGVTLIAGALGLTVGLIAGFFGGWVDNVIMRIVDFLMVLPSTMFIIVFVVIVPNYSVFTFVLIMSAFVWFGKARLIRSKGLAERELDYINASKTLGTPSWKIMFFEMFPNLSSIVIVNMTLALAGNIGLETGLTFLGFGLPASTPSLGTLIAFATNPDVVVNKSWVWLPAALLILVMMLCINYIGQAIKRASDARQRLA; from the coding sequence ATGGTAACGCTCGATGATAAAAAATTGATTGCCAAGGAGAAAGCGAACAACCCATCGTTCGCGAAAACAATTTGGCGGGAAATTAAACACGATAAACTGGCGCTCGTTTCATTGGTTCTTTTGATAGCCCTTCTGATTACGGCCTATGCATCTCCGCTGTTCATCGATCAGGAGCAGCTGCAGCGGGTCAACTTCCTGGAAACGTGGGAAGCTCCTTCGTCTGAACATATTCTGGGTACAGACGATGGGGGAAGAGATGTACTTGGTCAGCTCCTGATCGGAACACGGAACTCCTTCACGATTGCTCTAGGTGTAACTCTTATTGCAGGAGCACTCGGACTGACAGTCGGACTGATCGCCGGTTTCTTTGGCGGCTGGGTGGATAACGTCATCATGCGGATTGTCGACTTCCTGATGGTGCTCCCGAGCACGATGTTCATCATCGTATTCGTCGTCATTGTGCCGAACTACTCCGTGTTCACGTTTGTACTGATCATGAGTGCGTTCGTCTGGTTCGGAAAAGCGCGACTCATCCGATCGAAAGGTCTTGCTGAGCGGGAACTGGATTACATCAATGCATCCAAGACACTCGGCACGCCGAGCTGGAAGATTATGTTTTTTGAAATGTTCCCCAATTTAAGTTCCATTGTCATCGTCAATATGACGCTGGCTTTGGCGGGCAACATAGGCCTGGAAACCGGATTGACTTTCTTAGGCTTCGGTCTGCCGGCCAGTACACCATCACTCGGGACACTGATTGCATTCGCAACCAATCCTGACGTCGTGGTGAACAAATCATGGGTTTGGTTACCTGCAGCATTACTGATCCTGGTAATGATGCTGTGTATAAATTACATCGGGCAAGCGATCAAACGCGCGTCGGATGCAAGACAAAGATTGGCGTAA
- a CDS encoding CBS domain-containing protein — protein sequence MSVKNSERFIAAYNRLEKALVKKVGENSYLPFYRLVDKAKVKNSVVRNNEDDLREFGDLRNAIVHHRTGVDYVIAEPHEDVVDKIEELDKKISNPLNVGALFGCKVHTLQASDQLTDALKIMHENKFSQLPFYDQGKFQGLITAAGITYWFAGHSTASDISREIPTLADVYNYEKRKKSFEFVRRDLSIYEAEDYFKRAITKGTRLEALLITETAKPDEELIGIITPFDLLKIQ from the coding sequence ATGTCTGTAAAAAACTCAGAACGCTTTATCGCCGCCTACAATCGGCTGGAGAAAGCACTCGTCAAGAAAGTCGGAGAAAACAGTTACCTGCCGTTCTACCGGCTGGTCGATAAAGCGAAAGTGAAGAATTCCGTGGTCCGGAACAACGAAGATGATCTGAGGGAGTTCGGTGACCTGCGCAATGCCATCGTCCATCACCGGACGGGGGTCGACTATGTCATCGCCGAACCGCATGAGGACGTCGTCGACAAAATCGAGGAGCTGGACAAGAAGATCAGCAATCCGCTGAATGTCGGCGCTTTGTTCGGCTGCAAAGTCCACACCCTGCAAGCATCCGATCAGCTGACGGACGCATTAAAGATCATGCACGAGAACAAGTTCAGTCAGCTGCCGTTCTACGACCAAGGTAAATTCCAGGGACTGATCACTGCTGCCGGCATTACGTACTGGTTTGCCGGTCATTCGACAGCAAGCGATATTTCCCGGGAAATACCGACATTGGCGGACGTCTACAACTATGAAAAACGGAAAAAATCATTTGAATTTGTCAGACGGGACTTGTCCATATACGAAGCAGAGGACTACTTCAAGCGCGCCATCACGAAAGGCACCCGGCTGGAGGCCTTGCTGATCACCGAGACCGCCAAGCCGGACGAGGAATTGATCGGCATCATCACGCCATTCGACTTGCTGAAGATCCAGTGA
- a CDS encoding TrkH family potassium uptake protein has protein sequence MTLMKLPFLHKKRRSTPPLLIAASFLLTILIGTILLKLPAATTAPITWTDAMFTAASATTVTGLSVFDIASTLTLFGELVLLALIQIGGVGLMAFAVAVLILLGRKVGMKNRLFLQESFSQQSIGGTVKFLRSIFAFVFITEGIAFILLSLVWVPKFGWTHGLYYSLFHVVSAFNNAGFSLFPDNLIGFAGDWPVTLIISSLFIIGGLGFTVVLDLLTARRARDWSLHTKMMVAGTLIMNAVAMIIWFLLEFHNAKTIGGMPVGDQLLTSYFQAVTPRTAGFNMVPIGDMTDSSMLLTLALMFIGGGSASTASGIKLTTFLVIVLATIAYFRGTNEPHLFNRTIKTEIIVRSLAIAAISSMVVFLACFLLTVTESFGFLPLFMETVSAFGTVGLSVGITGDLSPAGEWIISIVMFLGRIGPLTLFFLLIRQKKETFRYSYDRVHTG, from the coding sequence CTGACCCTTATGAAACTTCCGTTCTTGCACAAAAAACGGCGCAGTACCCCACCGCTTCTGATCGCTGCCAGTTTCCTGCTGACGATCTTGATAGGCACCATCCTGCTGAAACTGCCGGCAGCGACCACTGCACCGATCACCTGGACGGATGCGATGTTCACCGCTGCATCTGCCACAACGGTGACCGGTCTGTCGGTGTTTGATATCGCCTCCACCCTGACCCTGTTCGGCGAACTCGTCCTGCTGGCACTCATCCAGATCGGCGGCGTCGGCCTCATGGCGTTCGCCGTCGCTGTGCTCATCCTGCTCGGCCGGAAAGTCGGGATGAAAAACCGGCTGTTCCTGCAGGAATCGTTCAGCCAGCAGTCGATCGGCGGTACAGTCAAGTTCCTGCGCAGTATTTTCGCCTTCGTGTTCATCACGGAAGGGATCGCATTCATCCTGCTTTCCCTCGTCTGGGTGCCGAAGTTCGGCTGGACGCACGGTCTGTACTACAGTTTGTTCCATGTCGTTTCAGCATTCAACAATGCGGGGTTCTCCCTGTTCCCGGATAACCTGATCGGATTCGCAGGCGACTGGCCGGTGACGCTGATCATCTCCTCGCTGTTCATCATCGGAGGTCTCGGCTTCACGGTAGTGCTCGACCTGCTCACTGCTCGACGGGCGAGGGACTGGTCGCTCCATACGAAGATGATGGTCGCAGGTACACTGATCATGAATGCTGTCGCGATGATCATCTGGTTCCTGCTCGAATTCCATAATGCCAAAACGATCGGCGGGATGCCGGTCGGCGATCAGCTCCTGACGTCCTATTTCCAGGCGGTCACCCCGCGGACAGCCGGCTTCAACATGGTGCCGATCGGTGACATGACCGACAGTTCAATGCTGTTGACCCTTGCCCTGATGTTCATCGGCGGCGGAAGTGCTTCCACCGCTTCCGGTATCAAGCTGACGACATTCCTGGTGATCGTGCTTGCGACCATCGCCTATTTCCGCGGAACGAATGAGCCGCACCTGTTCAACCGCACCATCAAGACCGAGATCATCGTCAGGTCGCTTGCGATTGCCGCCATCAGTTCGATGGTCGTCTTCCTCGCATGCTTCCTGCTGACAGTGACCGAATCGTTCGGATTCCTGCCGCTCTTCATGGAAACCGTATCTGCCTTCGGCACGGTCGGCCTGTCCGTCGGGATTACAGGTGACCTGAGTCCAGCCGGTGAATGGATCATCAGCATTGTCATGTTCCTCGGCCGGATCGGTCCGCTGACACTGTTCTTCCTGCTGATCCGCCAAAAGAAAGAGACATTCCGCTACTCGTACGACCGCGTGCATACCGGATAA